A single genomic interval of Picosynechococcus sp. PCC 7003 harbors:
- a CDS encoding phosphate-starvation-inducible PsiE family protein, with translation MKTPQTISLPWYRWLNSKYVVRLLETVQDLIVIGLCVGLFSFMVLQLREMVLSLLPPLQFQTVTSDILFLLILVELFRLLIIYLQEHRVSIGVAVEVSIVSVLREIIVRGVLDTPWTQVLVACIFLLVLGALLVIRVWLPPTFDGIDPEQVVSQRHRSRRHPQEKENHTLVS, from the coding sequence ATGAAAACGCCTCAAACCATCTCCCTACCTTGGTACCGCTGGCTCAATAGCAAATATGTTGTGCGGTTGTTAGAAACGGTTCAGGATCTGATTGTGATTGGCCTGTGTGTTGGGCTGTTTAGCTTTATGGTTTTGCAATTGCGGGAGATGGTGCTTTCGCTGTTGCCGCCGCTGCAATTTCAGACGGTTACTTCTGATATTCTCTTTCTCCTGATTCTGGTAGAGCTGTTTCGTCTGCTCATTATCTACCTCCAAGAGCACCGGGTTTCTATCGGTGTGGCGGTGGAAGTGTCGATTGTTTCTGTGCTCCGGGAAATTATTGTGCGCGGTGTTTTAGACACGCCTTGGACGCAGGTTTTGGTCGCTTGTATCTTTCTCTTGGTCTTAGGGGCGCTGTTAGTCATTCGCGTTTGGTTGCCGCCCACCTTTGATGGGATTGATCCAGAGCAAGTCGTCTCGCAGCGGCACCGTTCTCGGCGTCATCCCCAAGAAAAAGAGAATCACACGCTGGTTTCCTAG
- a CDS encoding transglutaminase domain-containing protein yields MGDNPSEEYNLRPEIGILSTATPTNHRTIRPISTYALHGVAFHDGYFWAIENINGYLMRIDPHTDATQIINFRTWSAFIGATGLAIQNEILWFTSGDRLYKCAMTDSQWNPELFTRFPDTVNGVAISGNSLYVSCQKRGEIFIYDATNGRSITSLYAPGIGVENLVIRGEDLWVSDSLEQTVYCLERATGEVKFSLLTPFESPTGLTFYPNPEGDADILYVAYASQEPYIRDNPNADPNYELQYRDVTFLHPLYFRYDPEAKYALSNGFLLEMSYVEELSPLDPVELQDLEWKIALPAETDRQQVVSIEPVGLPFTIEEKEGQKIAVFKFDQLNDRHRHIFGWRAILKVWGIKYQFVPRDCENLEPIPEALQAQYLVDNENLAMETEIIQRAATDAVGSETNLLRQMYNIRNYVYDRLSYGIKPHIDTPDIALRRGVGSCGEYLGVLLALSRLNGIASRTVGRYKCPAHAHLRNLPLQPDYNHVWMEFYLPGYGWLPMESNPDDLCEGGPYPARFFMGLAWYHAEMAKGVPFEKLYRQGEIVPKEQVSLGDLALNHVRFTILEELQP; encoded by the coding sequence ATGGGTGATAATCCTAGTGAAGAATACAACCTACGACCGGAAATTGGGATTTTGAGTACTGCCACCCCGACAAACCACCGCACCATTCGCCCCATTTCAACCTATGCCCTCCACGGTGTGGCGTTCCACGACGGCTATTTTTGGGCCATTGAAAATATTAATGGCTACCTGATGCGGATCGATCCCCATACTGATGCGACACAAATTATCAACTTCCGCACTTGGTCAGCTTTTATCGGGGCGACGGGCCTTGCGATCCAAAACGAGATTCTGTGGTTTACCAGTGGCGATCGCCTTTACAAATGTGCCATGACCGACAGCCAATGGAATCCCGAACTCTTTACCCGATTTCCCGATACCGTCAATGGCGTCGCAATTTCTGGCAATAGCCTTTATGTTTCCTGCCAAAAACGGGGCGAAATTTTTATCTATGACGCCACCAATGGCCGCTCCATTACCAGCCTCTATGCCCCTGGTATTGGCGTGGAAAACCTCGTGATTCGCGGCGAAGATCTCTGGGTTTCCGATAGCCTCGAACAAACCGTTTATTGCCTAGAGCGGGCCACTGGCGAAGTAAAATTCAGTCTGCTGACCCCCTTCGAATCCCCCACGGGCCTAACGTTTTATCCCAATCCTGAAGGTGACGCCGACATTCTCTATGTCGCCTATGCCTCCCAGGAACCCTACATTCGTGATAACCCCAACGCCGACCCCAACTACGAACTCCAATACCGCGACGTTACTTTTCTGCATCCCCTCTATTTCCGCTACGACCCAGAAGCAAAATACGCCCTCTCCAATGGCTTTCTTTTGGAGATGAGCTATGTCGAAGAACTATCGCCCCTCGATCCCGTTGAATTGCAGGATCTCGAATGGAAAATTGCCCTCCCCGCCGAAACCGATCGCCAACAAGTGGTTAGCATTGAACCCGTCGGCCTCCCCTTTACCATTGAAGAAAAAGAAGGCCAAAAGATCGCCGTCTTTAAATTTGACCAACTCAATGACCGACATCGCCATATTTTTGGGTGGCGGGCCATTCTCAAGGTGTGGGGCATTAAATATCAATTTGTGCCGCGGGACTGCGAAAACCTAGAACCAATTCCAGAAGCACTCCAGGCACAATACCTAGTGGATAACGAAAACTTGGCCATGGAAACAGAGATTATCCAACGGGCCGCGACCGATGCCGTGGGTAGTGAAACGAACCTCCTCCGCCAAATGTACAACATCCGCAATTATGTCTATGACCGTCTCTCCTATGGCATTAAGCCCCACATCGACACCCCGGATATCGCCCTCCGGCGGGGGGTTGGCTCCTGCGGTGAATATTTAGGTGTGCTCTTGGCTTTGTCTCGCCTCAATGGCATCGCCAGCCGGACGGTGGGTCGCTACAAATGTCCGGCCCATGCCCACCTGAGAAATTTGCCCCTCCAACCCGATTACAACCATGTCTGGATGGAATTTTATCTACCGGGTTATGGTTGGCTACCCATGGAATCGAACCCCGATGATCTCTGTGAGGGGGGGCCATACCCAGCCCGCTTTTTCATGGGACTCGCTTGGTACCATGCAGAAATGGCGAAGGGTGTTCCCTTTGAAAAACTGTATCGCCAGGGGGAAATCGTCCCGAAGGAGCAAGTCTCCCTGGGAGATCTGGCCCTAAACCATGTGCGATTTACGATTCTTGAGGAATTGCAACCTTGA
- a CDS encoding Fur family transcriptional regulator codes for MSKKLTKNQRTILQLIEAKETETSAQNLHFEMQQTGLKIGLATVYRALKLLKVEGKIQERVTPEGESFYSKIGMAEHHHHHLNCVNCGQSYPLDVCPISQKITDWCQTQKFKVYYHTLEFFGLCADCQTQADNSECFNAN; via the coding sequence ATGTCCAAAAAACTCACCAAAAACCAACGCACCATTCTCCAGCTCATCGAAGCTAAAGAGACCGAAACCAGCGCCCAAAATCTCCATTTCGAGATGCAGCAAACGGGCCTAAAAATTGGCTTGGCCACCGTTTATCGCGCCCTAAAATTACTGAAAGTTGAGGGCAAAATCCAAGAGCGGGTCACCCCAGAAGGAGAATCTTTTTATAGCAAAATTGGCATGGCCGAGCATCACCACCACCATTTAAACTGCGTCAACTGCGGCCAATCTTATCCCCTCGATGTTTGTCCCATTAGTCAGAAAATTACCGACTGGTGTCAAACCCAGAAATTCAAGGTCTACTACCACACCCTCGAATTCTTTGGTCTCTGCGCCGACTGCCAGACTCAGGCCGATAATTCTGAATGTTTTAACGCCAACTGA
- the yqeK gene encoding bis(5'-nucleosyl)-tetraphosphatase (symmetrical) YqeK encodes MTLDRGPVISWLQDNVSRHRIEHILGVEQMAQALAKRHGVDSEQAAQAGLLHDLAKFFPPPKLLQIARQHGLEIDPICAQVPHLLHADVSAIVARTEFGIRDEQILKAITNHTLGHPGMDQLSCIIFVADALEPGRGDSKKLQKLRQLSEKNLDQAVAGVCDYMLKHLIKQHKIIHPRMILTRNWALRTRETKGDRTGESIT; translated from the coding sequence ATGACGCTGGATCGTGGCCCGGTGATCAGTTGGTTACAAGATAATGTTTCTCGCCATCGTATAGAGCATATCCTGGGGGTGGAACAGATGGCCCAAGCCTTAGCCAAACGCCATGGAGTAGACTCCGAGCAAGCGGCCCAGGCGGGATTGTTACATGATCTAGCCAAGTTTTTTCCGCCGCCCAAATTGCTGCAAATCGCCCGACAGCACGGTTTAGAGATTGATCCGATTTGTGCCCAGGTGCCCCACCTACTCCATGCAGATGTGAGTGCGATTGTGGCGCGGACGGAGTTTGGAATTCGGGATGAGCAGATCTTAAAGGCGATCACCAACCACACCCTTGGGCACCCTGGCATGGATCAATTAAGCTGCATTATTTTCGTCGCCGATGCCCTCGAACCCGGTCGGGGTGACAGCAAAAAACTGCAAAAACTGCGGCAATTAAGCGAAAAAAATCTTGATCAGGCCGTGGCGGGGGTCTGTGATTATATGTTGAAACATCTGATTAAACAGCACAAAATCATCCATCCCCGGATGATCTTGACCCGCAATTGGGCCTTGCGAACTAGAGAAACAAAAGGCGATCGCACCGGGGAATCAATTACCTAA
- a CDS encoding secondary thiamine-phosphate synthase enzyme YjbQ, which translates to MLHQHQRALQIQTQGKSLHKITAKIESYVAESGIKMGLCVVFVRHTSASLIIQENADPDVLLDLENFMAKLVPEDGRSYIHSAEGPDDMPAHIRSVLTKTAEQIPIANGRLVLGTWQGIYLWEHRSYRHTREVVVHIYGEK; encoded by the coding sequence ATGCTGCACCAACATCAACGGGCCTTACAAATTCAAACCCAAGGGAAATCTCTCCACAAAATTACGGCCAAAATCGAGTCCTATGTGGCTGAATCGGGCATTAAAATGGGATTATGCGTCGTATTTGTGCGCCACACTTCGGCATCGTTAATTATTCAAGAAAATGCGGATCCAGATGTGTTGCTGGATTTGGAAAATTTCATGGCGAAATTGGTGCCAGAGGATGGCCGTTCCTATATCCATAGCGCCGAAGGCCCCGATGATATGCCTGCCCACATTCGTTCGGTGCTGACCAAAACCGCTGAACAAATTCCCATTGCCAATGGCCGCTTGGTGTTAGGGACTTGGCAGGGCATTTATCTTTGGGAGCACCGCAGTTATCGCCACACCAGGGAAGTGGTGGTGCATATTTACGGGGAAAAATAA
- a CDS encoding Mo-dependent nitrogenase C-terminal domain-containing protein: MIIFSFRRSLKNQQPRFRSTTPIDLLQPLRQWLNGLEICDPDRARLICQLVPAQCPFAQEISLAGLIHFKIPPLCKLNPLYEEVIGLRFRALCYLAEKCPSEACRYC; encoded by the coding sequence ATGATTATTTTCTCTTTCCGGCGTTCCCTAAAAAATCAACAACCGCGCTTTCGTTCTACGACGCCTATCGATCTGCTCCAACCCCTCCGTCAATGGCTCAATGGCCTAGAGATTTGTGATCCAGATCGCGCGCGGCTGATTTGCCAACTGGTGCCAGCCCAGTGCCCCTTTGCCCAAGAAATTTCGTTAGCTGGTTTGATTCACTTTAAAATTCCGCCGCTTTGTAAGCTTAATCCCCTTTACGAAGAAGTCATCGGCCTACGATTTAGAGCCCTTTGCTACCTCGCCGAAAAATGTCCGAGTGAAGCCTGTCGGTATTGCTAG
- the alr gene encoding alanine racemase — protein sequence MLDGEQLSYIVSQACRHYQFSKAIRQRAWVEIDHQALADNIRALRGILAPQTALMAVVKADAYGHGAVKVAETVLNAGATWLAIATLGEGVELREAGITAPILILGATNTTEEIEAIAHWDLQPTLCNLSQVAIFNDTLARLGKDLSVHLKIDTGMSRLGTRWEEALPFVEAVHQAPKLNIASIYSHFATADDPDPTTMDQQHQRFQEAIAKLEQRGIPIPKLHIGNSAATLHSRDLHYDLVRLGLSIYGVYPAPHLSPKVRLKPVLQVKARITQLKTLPPDTGVSYGHRFITTTETKTAVVGIGYADGVPRRLSNQLKVLVNGAFAPQIGAITMDQLMLDVSHLPDVQVGDVVTLIGTDNDQQLTVDQWANQLGTISWEILCGFKHRLPRINL from the coding sequence GTGTTAGATGGAGAACAGCTATCCTACATCGTGTCCCAAGCGTGCCGTCATTATCAGTTTTCTAAAGCGATTCGCCAACGGGCCTGGGTAGAAATTGACCATCAAGCGCTGGCGGACAATATTCGTGCCCTGAGGGGAATTCTCGCGCCCCAAACGGCATTGATGGCAGTGGTCAAAGCCGATGCCTATGGCCATGGTGCGGTTAAGGTTGCCGAAACGGTACTCAATGCGGGGGCCACTTGGTTGGCGATCGCCACCCTAGGCGAAGGGGTCGAACTGCGCGAAGCTGGGATTACTGCACCGATCCTCATTTTGGGAGCCACTAACACCACCGAAGAAATTGAGGCGATCGCCCATTGGGATTTGCAGCCCACCCTCTGTAACTTGTCCCAAGTGGCCATTTTCAACGACACCCTCGCCCGCCTAGGAAAAGACCTTTCTGTGCATCTCAAAATTGACACTGGTATGTCCCGTCTCGGCACCCGCTGGGAGGAAGCCCTGCCCTTCGTTGAAGCAGTTCACCAAGCCCCTAAGCTAAACATCGCTAGTATCTATTCCCACTTTGCCACCGCCGACGATCCAGACCCCACGACGATGGATCAGCAACACCAACGCTTCCAAGAGGCGATCGCCAAGCTCGAACAACGGGGAATACCAATCCCAAAGCTACATATTGGTAATTCCGCCGCCACCCTCCACAGCCGCGATCTCCACTATGATCTGGTGCGCCTGGGCCTCTCTATCTATGGTGTTTATCCTGCACCCCACCTCAGCCCCAAAGTCCGCCTCAAACCCGTGCTCCAGGTCAAGGCCCGCATCACCCAGCTGAAAACCTTGCCCCCCGATACCGGCGTTAGCTACGGCCACCGCTTTATTACTACCACAGAAACAAAAACGGCTGTGGTGGGTATTGGTTATGCCGATGGCGTGCCCCGTCGCCTTTCAAATCAATTGAAAGTCTTGGTTAATGGTGCCTTTGCGCCCCAAATTGGGGCGATTACGATGGATCAACTGATGCTCGATGTTAGCCATCTCCCGGACGTACAAGTCGGTGATGTCGTAACGCTCATTGGCACAGATAACGACCAGCAGCTAACCGTTGACCAATGGGCAAATCAGTTGGGGACGATTTCTTGGGAAATTCTCTGTGGTTTCAAGCATCGCCTACCCCGGATCAACCTCTAA
- a CDS encoding pitrilysin family protein has translation MMGVSFASVIPLPYSLQPDPVQLFTLPNGLQVVHQYLPGTPVVATDIWVKAGAIAEPPEWEGMAHFLEHMIFKGSHQVCPGEFDQIVETCGGLSNAATSYDYAHFYLSTTGDRLPETLPYLSDILRNATIPDAEFIRERQVVLEEISISQDDPDWLAFQALSRLLYENHPYGRSILGNAEQLCGYTPNQMRCFHRTHYQPQNLIISMVGNIQADQALALIETNFSDFQVPSECPPFEVEAEPPLIEVRRDEIQVPNVEMARLIFGWLGTGVEQFSDAVGLDLLSVILAGTTSAWLVQELREKRQWVLDINSGFSLQRDSSLFTIQAWLDADHLDDVEQVIGDRLADLQTQCVTEDELRRAKRMLCNEHIFSTESASQLAGLYGYYQTLGNLDYAHHYPQIVETFTIESLQRLVRQYLSPEHYGIVTLTST, from the coding sequence ATGATGGGGGTAAGTTTCGCTTCGGTTATCCCCTTGCCCTACTCTCTCCAACCCGATCCGGTGCAATTGTTTACGCTCCCCAATGGCCTCCAGGTGGTGCACCAATACCTGCCGGGGACGCCTGTGGTTGCCACCGATATATGGGTCAAAGCAGGGGCGATCGCCGAGCCGCCAGAATGGGAAGGAATGGCTCATTTTTTAGAGCACATGATCTTTAAGGGGTCTCACCAAGTCTGCCCCGGTGAGTTCGATCAAATTGTCGAAACCTGTGGTGGGCTGAGTAATGCTGCCACCAGCTACGATTATGCCCATTTTTACCTCAGCACTACGGGCGATCGCCTACCAGAAACCCTGCCCTACCTGAGTGATATTTTACGTAACGCCACCATTCCCGACGCCGAATTTATCCGGGAACGCCAGGTGGTGCTCGAAGAGATTAGTATCAGCCAAGATGATCCCGACTGGCTCGCCTTCCAAGCCTTGAGCCGTCTTCTGTACGAAAATCATCCCTATGGCCGCTCGATTTTGGGCAATGCCGAACAACTGTGTGGCTATACCCCCAACCAGATGCGCTGTTTTCACCGGACCCATTATCAACCCCAAAACTTGATCATTAGCATGGTGGGGAATATTCAAGCAGACCAAGCCCTAGCGCTGATCGAAACCAACTTTAGTGATTTTCAGGTGCCCTCTGAATGTCCCCCCTTTGAGGTAGAGGCAGAACCCCCTCTGATCGAAGTTCGCCGCGATGAAATTCAAGTGCCCAATGTGGAAATGGCCCGCTTAATCTTTGGTTGGTTGGGGACGGGGGTCGAGCAATTTAGCGATGCGGTGGGTCTGGATCTTCTGTCGGTGATCTTGGCGGGGACAACTTCCGCTTGGCTGGTGCAAGAGCTGCGGGAAAAACGCCAGTGGGTCTTAGATATTAACAGTGGTTTTTCTTTGCAACGGGACTCTAGTTTGTTCACGATTCAGGCTTGGCTCGATGCAGACCATTTAGACGACGTAGAACAGGTAATTGGCGATCGCCTCGCGGATCTGCAGACCCAATGTGTGACGGAAGATGAACTACGCCGGGCGAAACGCATGTTGTGTAATGAGCATATTTTTTCGACGGAAAGCGCGAGTCAGTTGGCCGGGCTCTACGGCTATTATCAAACCCTCGGTAACCTTGATTATGCCCACCACTATCCCCAGATCGTGGAAACCTTTACGATTGAATCGCTCCAGCGTTTAGTGCGACAATATCTATCCCCGGAACACTACGGTATCGTCACTTTAACCAGTACCTAA
- a CDS encoding pyridoxamine 5'-phosphate oxidase family protein: protein MAQLATAANGWVDTTKATDPEAIALVKELLETQIYCSLSTCSPAGLPWSSPLLFVWDQGLNLYWSSAIAAQHSQNLSQNEGRAMATVYDASRIKAAFFAGKATEFTALEPLRQVLSRFDQRAQRPTPRQAADYLGDSPRRMYQFTVEQAWVSGDRLLSQGQLIDTKIQLDLDGLKAYFSP, encoded by the coding sequence ATGGCACAACTCGCAACCGCAGCAAACGGCTGGGTGGATACAACAAAAGCCACCGATCCAGAGGCGATCGCCCTCGTCAAAGAGTTACTCGAAACACAAATTTATTGCAGCCTCAGCACCTGTTCCCCGGCTGGATTGCCCTGGAGTAGCCCGTTGCTCTTTGTGTGGGATCAGGGTTTAAACCTTTATTGGTCATCGGCGATCGCCGCCCAACATTCCCAGAATTTATCCCAGAATGAAGGCCGGGCCATGGCCACAGTTTATGATGCCAGTCGCATTAAAGCCGCCTTTTTTGCAGGAAAAGCCACAGAATTCACCGCCTTAGAACCCCTACGGCAAGTTTTAAGCCGATTCGACCAACGCGCCCAACGACCGACACCCAGGCAAGCAGCAGATTATCTCGGCGACTCCCCGCGTCGAATGTACCAATTCACCGTGGAGCAAGCTTGGGTCAGTGGCGATCGCCTGTTATCCCAAGGGCAACTGATCGACACCAAAATCCAGTTGGATCTCGACGGCCTCAAGGCTTATTTTTCCCCGTAA
- a CDS encoding gamma carbonic anhydrase family protein — protein sequence MSTWSNISLATPDFSQAAFVAPNATVIGNVSLAEGASVWYGAVVRGDLEAIQIGAFSNVQDGAVIHGDPGKQTVLEDYVTIGHKAVIHSAHIEQGCLIGIGAIVLDGVRVGAGSIIGAGCVVTKDLPGRSLMVGIPAKRLKEVSDTQAAELIDHAKAYYQLALKHSELSA from the coding sequence ATGTCTACCTGGTCAAATATTTCCCTTGCAACCCCTGATTTTAGTCAAGCGGCCTTTGTGGCCCCCAATGCGACCGTGATCGGCAATGTCAGCCTCGCAGAGGGCGCGAGTGTTTGGTACGGAGCAGTAGTGCGGGGCGATTTAGAAGCAATTCAGATTGGCGCTTTCAGTAATGTCCAGGATGGGGCTGTGATCCACGGCGATCCGGGCAAACAAACGGTGCTTGAAGATTACGTCACCATCGGTCATAAAGCAGTGATCCACAGTGCCCACATTGAACAAGGCTGTCTGATCGGTATTGGGGCAATTGTTTTAGATGGGGTGCGGGTTGGCGCGGGCAGTATTATCGGTGCTGGTTGTGTCGTCACAAAGGATCTCCCAGGGCGATCGCTAATGGTGGGGATTCCTGCCAAACGCTTAAAAGAAGTCAGCGATACCCAAGCGGCAGAATTAATTGACCATGCCAAAGCCTATTATCAGTTGGCGTTAAAACATTCAGAATTATCGGCCTGA